A window of Sphingobacterium sp. SRCM116780 contains these coding sequences:
- a CDS encoding NAD-dependent succinate-semialdehyde dehydrogenase, whose amino-acid sequence MKNPLLLNQAYMNGKFISSKKTFEVINPATGKVIDTVPDLDIEACQKAIQSAEKAWLTWRKVSSGARSIFVRKWYELILENKDHLAEIMTLESGKPLQESLTEVDYGNSFVEWFAEEGKRAYGETIPSSQNGMHLMTIKQGIGVVAAITPWNFPLAMITRKVAPALVSGCTVVLKPASQTPFTALALVKLAEEAGIPKGVFNVLTSKNSAAFGQELATNPIVRKLSFTGSTEVGRTLMQQAASNIKKVSMELGGNAPFIVFEDADIDAAVKGAIAGKFRNSGQTCVSINRFYVQENIYDSFAQKLTAAVKKLKVGNGLEKGVQVGPLINSKGLEKVQKHLDDALKHGATITTGGKPMSGLFFEPTVLTNLTHDALIAKEETFGPVCALFKFKTEEEVLTLANDTPFGLASYFYSQNVNRCFRVAEQLEAGMVGINTGLISNAAAPFGGVKESGVGREGSKHGLDEYMELKYLCFAE is encoded by the coding sequence ATGAAAAATCCTTTATTGCTCAATCAAGCATATATGAATGGAAAATTCATTTCCTCTAAAAAGACGTTTGAAGTCATCAATCCTGCAACAGGAAAAGTCATTGATACAGTCCCTGATTTAGACATCGAAGCCTGTCAAAAAGCAATACAATCGGCAGAAAAAGCTTGGCTTACTTGGCGAAAAGTATCTTCAGGAGCACGAAGCATATTTGTCAGAAAATGGTACGAACTCATCTTAGAGAACAAAGATCATTTAGCCGAAATTATGACTCTTGAAAGTGGAAAACCCTTACAAGAATCATTAACTGAAGTTGATTACGGTAATTCCTTTGTCGAGTGGTTTGCTGAAGAAGGAAAACGGGCTTATGGAGAAACTATACCCTCTTCACAAAATGGCATGCACTTGATGACGATCAAGCAAGGTATCGGCGTCGTAGCGGCTATCACCCCATGGAATTTCCCTTTGGCCATGATCACCCGAAAAGTAGCACCAGCACTTGTATCTGGCTGTACAGTGGTCTTAAAACCTGCCTCACAAACCCCATTCACCGCATTGGCTTTAGTCAAACTAGCAGAAGAGGCAGGAATACCAAAAGGTGTCTTTAACGTATTAACAAGTAAAAATAGCGCTGCTTTTGGTCAAGAACTAGCAACCAACCCTATTGTAAGAAAATTATCGTTTACAGGTTCAACTGAAGTTGGAAGAACTTTAATGCAACAAGCAGCTTCAAATATCAAAAAAGTATCCATGGAATTAGGAGGGAATGCTCCCTTCATTGTTTTTGAAGATGCTGATATTGATGCTGCTGTAAAAGGTGCTATAGCAGGTAAATTTCGTAACTCAGGACAAACCTGTGTATCCATTAATCGATTTTATGTGCAAGAGAATATCTATGATTCATTTGCACAAAAACTAACAGCAGCTGTTAAAAAGCTGAAGGTAGGCAATGGTCTGGAGAAAGGCGTACAGGTTGGTCCCCTCATTAATAGCAAGGGTCTGGAGAAAGTTCAAAAACATCTGGATGATGCGCTAAAACATGGCGCGACAATTACAACAGGTGGTAAACCGATGTCTGGTTTGTTTTTTGAGCCTACAGTACTGACAAACTTAACCCACGATGCACTAATCGCCAAAGAAGAAACCTTTGGCCCTGTATGCGCCTTATTCAAATTCAAAACAGAAGAGGAAGTTCTTACACTGGCAAACGATACCCCATTTGGATTAGCATCTTACTTCTATAGCCAAAATGTCAACCGTTGTTTTCGTGTTGCTGAGCAATTAGAAGCAGGTATGGTCGGTATTAATACCGGGTTAATATCCAATGCAGCTGCTCCATTTGGAGGGGTCAAAGAATCGGGTGTCGGACGGGAAGGATCCAAACATGGTCTGGATGAATACATGGAATTGAAATATTTGTGCTTTGCCGAATAA